A single window of Plasmodium reichenowi strain SY57 chromosome 14, whole genome shotgun sequence DNA harbors:
- a CDS encoding hypothetical protein (conserved Plasmodium protein, unknown function) — translation MDIFSLASNLQQIAIGGVNYVNNKLLKKSLNYETNYITYIVIGENEKTPYDINMFFLPFELSTKLTFKDFKKYFPFKGNIIFRFKIALCDMINVINEGIINNSPLLLREKNIQHNISHNNNIISDENEIKNILKQDNFNYVWIDITNDEAFIPTFNGSVIVKVLFVNHENYKEYNNIYFKNYNYSHKTYHINESHLCSYIPLKYDNKIKKNNSTDDNIYNDDTLIHNKQNNCETIKRSYDHDNLVNFSYTNSSDEFQRVNSDGECKNVSDKNFNLQQNDLHKSNNYYQNGVYTYNKYESNEHININNNNNNNNNNNNNNNNNNNNNKLYDEQNTKQQDNSNEYNYQYNYHNSNIYNYHDSHHLLERRSTSDNLNTLHEENKIINNSQSNYIPSIHISSLNCNEMDAHNKYMSTKGAIHNSKSNLLTSQTKKIENNYNNKTQMFKENQNITNKINNRLQELKEYRDHEQNKFKEKVLINDQIKKQINKWCKNSDNTYKDIKVLLTTLNEVLWKNAQWKNVYMADLISNPNVVKSAYKNAILLCHPDKNRNTTTEQELRAEMIFQALNNSYKDKRNL, via the exons ATGGATATATTTTCTCTAGCTTCTAATTTACAACAGATTGCTATAGGAGGAGTTAATTACGTAAATAATAAACTCCTTAAGAAATCTTTAAACTATGaaacaaattatattacTTATATTGTTATAGGAGAAAATGAGAAGACACCTtatgatattaatatgttttttttgcCCTTCGAATTAAGTACAAAATTAACATTTAAagattttaaaaaatattttccttttaaaggaaatattatatttcgATTTAAAATTGCATTATGTGATATGATTAATGTAATAAATGAAGggataataaataatagtccattattattaagagagaaaaatattcaaCATAATATCTctcataataataatattatatcagatgaaaatgaaataaaaaatatattaaaacaaGATAATTTTAACTACGTTTGGATAGATATAACTAATGATGAAGCTTTTATTCCAACTTTTAACGGATCTGTAATAGTAAAGGTTTTATTTGTTAATcatgaaaattataaagaatataataatatatattttaaaaattataattattcacATAAGACATACCACATAAATGAATCACAtttatgttcatatattcCTCTCAAATAtgataacaaaataaaaaagaataatagtaccgatgataatatttataatgatgatacattaatacataataaacaaaataattgTGAAACGATTAAAAGGTCATACGATCATGATAATTTAGTTAATTTTAGTTATACAAATAGTTCTGATGAGTTTCAGAGAGTAAACAGTGATGGAGAATGCAAGAATGTGAgtgataaaaattttaatttacaacaaaatgatttacataaaagtaataattattatcaaaatgGTGTCtacacatataataaatatgaatcgaatgaacatataaatataaataataataataataacaacaacaacaacaacaataataataataataataataataataataaattatacGACGAACAAAATACAAAACAACAGGATAATtcaaatgaatataattatcaatataattatcataattcaaatatatataattatcatgATAGTCATCATCTTTTAGAAAGAAGAAGTACTAgtgataatttaaatacattacatgaagaaaataaaataataaataattccCAAAGTAATTATATACCATCCATACATATCTCATCATTAAACTGTAATGAAATGGATGCACACAACAAATATATGTCAACAAAAGGAGCAATCCATAATTCAAAATCTAATTTGTTAACAAGTCAAACAAAGAAGATcgaaaataattataacaataaaaCACAAATGTTTAAAGAAAACCAAAAcataacaaataaaattaacaaCAGATTACaagaattaaaagaatatagAGATCACGAACAAAACaaatttaaagaaaaagttCTCATAAATGATcaaattaaaaaacaaataaataagtgGTGTAAAAATTCAGATAACACatataaagatattaaaGTATTGTTAACGACATTAAATGAAGTATTATGGAAAAATGCACAATGgaaaaatgtatatatggCTGATTTAATATCAAATCCAAATGTAGTTAAAAGTGCTTATAAAAATGCAATATTATTATGCCACCCtgataaaaatagaaatacAACTACCGAGCAGGAG ttaAGAGCAGAAATGATTTTCCAAGCCTTAAATAACTCCTATAAGGATAAAAGgaatttataa
- a CDS encoding plastid replication-repair enzyme gives MLLYKFYFLYFLLVHLSLCIRYRNQNKTDSYLKTNYKLLKKRKKYENRRYKFPKNRKGNNNNIYDAIYNNNKNNIYNNDTYKNRIFFRNEKNDENFIKTNKYSYYEKRNKIKLNSATSTFVSKYYKININDVYNYLHRKKYEFIETDIKITLKYCPFCPPHKYKYDNMYKHEIFKNTGNSYCHRCGYKGSFYDFKLKMGDLITSNFESTVVHNNNFYEEQEEKITLNDVKVYNMNLLYSKEAENARNYLMNVRKLSIDTLKKFLIGFSVMEFQSFESSGKFEKHECIIFPFIKKVDEINMIETNGINSNMNNMSNNNNNNNNNNNNNNNNNINDNYEVVRIKIRSLKDKGYMRLYPKNVRNEMKLFFFGDHLIKNSEEIVLTEGEIDAMTISQETKYPAISLPNGSKSLPIYLLPYLERFKKIHLWLDFDKAGKSSVFNFVNKIGLGRTNVITDANVHYLNPDVFKRRQKSRLTKKSLLLTSMASNAMEILQKGKEETMHNIYDTTNNDYMDNNILSNNIKSISSDKIKKKEEIDPFNGHKISSNNINVNILKNKNKETDNITNNENKSDNNLKEGMEKKAIQNEISVIEDNKKNNIIENNNDDMSQKIKVEKSIEDNISYFVDNNIMYIPNNIIIKDANDCLKHNIDIRFFIETSEKVKHSQILNFNDLRQRILEELKYPDRINGVKSKTIPSLNKYLYGLRMGELSIWTGSTGVGKTTLLSQLSLDYCIQGVSTLWGSFEINNVKLGKVMLNQFCGKNLEKNIELFDIYADKFELLPLKFLKFHGSTNIDQVIDAMDYAVYAYDVKHIIIDNLQFMLNINKFSDIYELQNIAIDKFRSFSTNKNVHITLVVHPRKEDNNLLSISSVFGSVKSTQEADNVFIIQRHVSKTNETVFFIDIKKNRFKGSLGKIPYLYNKENMTIKEISINNFNEHVVSNTYLPSNKFSSSSLQNNTTNNNFIQNDNLNFTLCDEYDYMKQLADEYESKHAFKKGNRSKLDPNLRVNNIDMIKTEIIDNSDMNNNKNVTLYVDSLENIKTISTEDKTNDGKRGVNEIKSIKNNERINTLKIDGNKSLASTQNLNYQNENNNNNNNNNNNNNRSKQEMEKNNVDDKSSTGNNKNINGNSKGNKNINNNNNNTNSSSSSSSSSNNYNNNEGIKNILNTSAQNNHPFKDTISSYTLTNEGLIKLCEELKDEEAEKLKNRVVVLSMRNCIIDNNSSIKDIRTFIKTNKLNIKTAGKNLKKMDIFISILQNIPKEYITIKSGQKYGPNKGLANDKSKNKIKDPHNNNMLEYNKVGSNICDGQNTSCMNTNKVCSEEENNIYINNNNNNNMNKEPQTLLLNDRNDSNYHSYNNINYTMVKNGNEGNINDYLNRNYENNVDNHHNDEITKKYIKDNIINVDDNIIKKKDIFKLKNENNEITECTFEYFESKKKFDDDIESRFFIINNNNYNENINLIYKDIKYCGLDIETTGLEVFDENIRLIQIAVENYPVIIYDMFNINKKDILDGLRKVLENKNIIKIIQNGKFDAKFLLHNNFKIENIFDTYIASKLLDKNKNMYGFKLNNIVEKYLNVILDKQQQNSVWNNSLLNNNQLFYAARDSSCLLKLYKKLKEEIKKENLNIVNDIENKCILPICDMELNGIKVDLENLQKSTNEILNELNIEKDNLKKKLKEENINVNSQQQVLKALQKNNVRDISNKLIENTSDSNLKNFLNHEEIISLRNYRRLYKLYSAFYLKLPLHINTKTNKIHTTFNQLKTFSGRFSSEKPNLQQIPRQKSIREIFIPNDNNIFIIADFKQIELKIAAEITNDEIMLKAYNNNIDLHTLTASIITKKNIPDINKEDRHIAKAINFGLIYGMNYVNLKNYANTYYGLNMSLDQCLYFYNSFFEHYKGIYKWHNQVKQKRALQYSTLSNRKVIFPYFSFTKALNYPVQGTCADILKLALVDLYDNLKDINGKIILCVHDEIIIEVNKKFQEEALKILVQSMENSASYFLKKVKCEVSVKIAENWGSKD, from the coding sequence ATAGTGCTACTAGCACCTTTGTTTCAAagtattataaaataaatattaatgatgtatataattatttacatagaaaaaaatatgaatttatAGAAACAGATATTAAGATAACGTTAAAGTATTGTCCATTTTGTCCTccacataaatataaatatgataatatgtataaacatgaaatatttaaaaacaCAGGAAACAGTTATTGTCATAGATGTGGATATAAAGGAAGTTTCTATGATTTCAAATTGAAAATGGGGGATCTAATAACTAGTAATTTTGAAAGTACCGTAgtacataataataatttttatgaagaacaagaagaaaaaataacattAAATGATGTAAAGgtttataatatgaatttattatattcaaaaGAAGCTGAAAACGCAAGgaattatttaatgaatGTAAGGAAGTTAAGCATTGATACTTTAAAAAAGTTTTTAATAGGTTTTTCTGTTATGGAATTTCAATCTTTTGAAAGTTCTGGTAAATTTGAAAAGCACgaatgtattatatttccatttataaaaaaagtagatgaaataaatatgatagAAACGAACGGAATCAACAGCAACATGAACAACATGAgcaacaacaacaacaacaacaacaacaataacaacaataataataataataatataaatgataattatgaaGTGGTACGAATAAAAATTAGAAGTTTAAAGGATAAAGGTTATATGAGATTATATCCTAAAAATGTTAGAAATGaaatgaaattatttttttttggtgatcatttaattaaaaattcaGAAGAAATAGTTTTGACAGAAGGAGAAATTGATGCCATGACCATAAGTCAAGAAACAAAATATCCAGCTATATCTTTACCAAATGGATCAAAATCTTTAcctatatatttattaccATATTTAGAAAggtttaaaaaaatacatttatgGCTAGATTTTGATAAAGCTGGAAAATCAAGCGTCTTCAATTTCGTTAATAAAATTGGATTAGGAAGAACCAACGTAATTACGGATGCCAATGTCCATTATTTAAATCCAGATGTTTTTAAGAGAAGACAAAAGTCAAGGTTAACCAAAAAGAGTCTTCTCCTTACATCGATGGCTTCTAATGCTATGGAGATACTTCAAAAAGGTAAAGAAGAAACAAtgcataatatatatgatacTACTAATAATGACTATatggataataatatactgagtaataatataaaaagtataaGTAGTGacaaaataaagaaaaaagaagaaattgATCCATTTAATGGACATAAAATTTCTAgcaataatataaatgtaaatatactaaaaaacaaaaacaagGAAACagataatataacaaataatgaaaataaaagtgataataatttgaaagaaggaatggaaaaaaaggcgatacaaaatgaaataagTGTAATTGAagataataagaaaaataatataatagaaaataataatgatgatatgtcacaaaaaataaaagtagAAAAATCGATTGAAgataatatttcttattttgttgataataatattatgtatataccaaataatataattataaaagatGCGAATGATTGTTTGAAAcataatattgatatacGATTTTTTATAGAAACTAGTGAAAAGGTAAAACATAGtcaaatattaaattttaatgaTTTAAGGCAACGTATATTAgaagaattaaaatatCCTGATCGAATTAATGGTGTAAAAAGTAAAACCATTCCatcattaaataaatatttatatggaTTAAGAATGGGAGAATTATCTATATGGACAGGTTCTACAGGTGTAGGAAAAACTACATTATTGTCTCAACTTTCTTTAGATTATTGTATCCAAGGAGTATCAACATTATGGGGATCAtttgaaataaataatgtaaaattAGGAAAAGTTATGTTAAATCAATTTTGTGGAAAAAAtcttgaaaaaaatatagaattatttgatatatatgcTGATAAATTTGAACTGTTACCtcttaaatttttaaagtTCCATGGTAGTACAAATATTGATCAGGTTATAGATGCTATGGATTATGCTGTGTATGCATATGATgtaaaacatataattattgataatttacaatttatgttaaatataaataaattttctGATATATACgaattacaaaatattgCTATAGATAAATTTAGATCCTTTagtacaaataaaaatgttcaCATAACTTTAGTTGTTCATCCAAGGAAAGaggataataatttattatctatTTCATCGGTCTTCGGTAGTGTAAAATCTACTCAAGAAGCAGataatgtatttattatacaaaGACATGTATCAAAAACAAATGAAactgttttttttatagatattaaaaaaaatagattTAAAGGAAGTTTAGGGAAAATACCTTacttatataataaagaaaatatgacaataaaagaaatatcaataaataattttaatgaGCATGTTGTTTCAAATACTTATTTACCATCAAATAAATTTTCTTCGTCATcattacaaaataatactactaataataactttatacaaaatgataatttaaatttcACTTTATGTGATGAATATGATTATATGAAACAGCTAGCTGATGAATATGAATCAAAACATGCTTTTAAAAAAGGTAATAGATCTAAATTAGATCCTAATTTAAGggtaaataatatagacATGATAAAAACAGAAATAATTGATAATAGCGATATgaataacaataaaaatgttaCTCTTTATGTGGATAGTTTagagaatataaaaacCATATCGACTGAAGATAAAACTAATGATGGTAAAAGAGGTgtaaatgaaataaaaagcATTAAGAACAATGAACGTATTAATACATTAAAGATTGATGGAAATAAATCATTAGCTTCTACacaaaatttaaattaccaaaatgaaaataataataataataataataataataataataataataggaGTAAACAGGAAATGGAAAAGAATAACGTAGATGATAAATCATCAACaggaaataataaaaatataaatggCAACTCAAAAGgtaataagaatattaataataataataataatacgaacagtagtagtagtagtagtagtagtagtaataattataataataatgaggggattaaaaatatattaaacacATCAGCACAAAATAACCATCCTTTTAAAGATACAATATCCTCATATACACTAACTAATGAAGGATTAATAAAATTGTGTGAAGAACTAAAAGATGAAGAAGCAGAAAAACTTAAAAATCGAGTTGTCGTTCTTTCGATGAGAAATTGTATAattgataataattcttctataaaagatataagaacatttataaaaacaaataaattaaatataaaaactgcaggaaaaaatttaaaaaaaatggatatatttattagtattttacaaaatataccaaaggaatatattacaattaAAAGTGGACAGAAATATGGACCAAATAAAGGACTAGCAAATGACAAAtcaaaaaacaaaataaaggatccacataataataatatgttggaatataataaagttGGATCTAACATTTGTGATGGACAAAATACATCATGTATGAATACTAATAAGGTATGTAGTGAAGAAGaaaacaatatatacataaataataataataataataatatgaataagGAACCCcaaacattattattaaatgatagAAACGATTCAAACTATCatagttataataatattaattatacaATGGTTAAAAATGGTAACGaaggaaatataaatgattatCTAAATAgaaattatgaaaataatgtaGATAACCATCATAATGATGAAATTACcaagaaatatataaaggataatattataaatgtagatgataatataattaaaaaaaaagatatatttaaattaaaaaatgaaaataatgaaattaCAGAGTGCACATTTGAATATTTTGAATCTAAGAAAAAATTTGATGATGATATAGAATCTAgattctttattataaataataataattataatgaaaatataaatttgatatataaagatataaaatattgtGGATTAGATATTGAAACAACAGGTTTAGAAGTGTTCgatgaaaatataagatTAATTCAAATAGCTGTAGAAAATTATCCAGTAATTATTTATGATATgtttaatataaacaaaaaagatatattagATGGATTAAGAAAAGtattagaaaataaaaatataataaaaataatacaaaatgGAAAATTTGATGCTAAATTTTTGcttcataataatttcaaaatagaaaatatttttgatacatatatagctagtaaattattagataaaaataagaatatgtatggatttaaattaaataatatagttgagaaatatttaaatgtaatattaGACAAACAACAACAAAATAGTGTATGGAATAATTCCTtgttaaataataatcaacTATTTTATGCTGCTCGTGATTCTAGTtgtttattaaaattatataaaaagttaaaagaagaaatcaaaaaagaaaatttgAATATAGTAAATGatattgaaaataaatgtatCTTACCTATATGTGATATGGAATTAAATGGTATTAAAGTAGATTTAGaaaatttacaaaaaagtacaaatgaaatattaaatgaattaaatattgagaaagataatttaaaaaaaaaattaaaagaagaaaatataaatgtaaattCTCAACAACAAGTATTGAAAGCTTTgcaaaaaaataatgttcGTGATATTTCTAATAAACTAATAGAAAATACATCTGATTCCAATTTaaagaattttttaaatcatgAAGAAATTATAAGTTTACGTAATTATAGaagattatataaattgtattcagctttttatttaaaattacCATTACATATTAACacaaaaacaaataaaatacatacTACTTTTAATCAATTAAAAACATTCTCAGGAAGATTTAGTAGTGAAAAACCAAATTTACAACAAATACCTAGACAAAAAAGTATAAgagaaatatttataccaaacgataataatatcttcATTATAGCTGACTTTAAACAAATCGAGCTTAAAATTGCAGCAGAAATTACCAATGATGAAATTATGCTTAAagcatataataataatatagattTACATACATTAACAGCTAGTATTATaactaaaaaaaatatacctgatattaataaagaaGATAGACATATAGCAAAAGCTATCAATTTTGGTCTTATATATGGTATGAATTATGTCaacttaaaaaattatgcAAATACTTATTATGGTTTAAATATGTCTTTAGATCAATgtctatatttttataattctttttttgaaCACTACaaaggaatatataaatggCATAATCAAgtaaaacaaaaaagaGCTTTACAGTATTCTACACTCTCAAATAGAAAAGTTATTTTCCCATACTTCTCTTTTACAAAAGCTCTTAATTATCCTGTACAAGGTACATGTGCtgatattttaaaattagCTCTAGTAGATTTATATGACAACTTAAAGGATATTAATGGTAAAATTATCCTATGTGTGCATGATGAAATTATAATCGaagtaaataaaaaatttcaGGAAGAAGCTCTTAAAATTTTAGTACAATCTATGGAAAATTCGGCTTCTTACTTTTTGAAAAAAGTTAAATGTGAGGTTTCTGTAAAAATAGCTGAAAATTGGGGATCAAAGGATTAA